A part of Sphingobacteriaceae bacterium genomic DNA contains:
- a CDS encoding discoidin domain-containing protein yields MFIKLRMDVVMYRMRIAIFLSFVCLISLFPQTTYYVSSSQGNDSNNGTSENSPWKTISKLNSRSLNPGDQILFKKGDIWTENLVIKNSGTSGQRIYYGGYSEGAKPIISLREEVPGWTNAANWIEYSPNIWRMNITPGIRLEVGISRIWLDGLETSIAGGITSESNGDGTYGICSDHKFWSSAENGALYVYATSNPAIFYSSIKYSGKINLDGSIVYDAIKLQNANFIVIDGLDIQGGMYCAIRLDGSNNVIIENSSVGKYCRFAGIAGFNGSDFAIIRNNNINSDFGVEQYLQYSASSGIQYGIVAADGCTYWNIYNNYIKWWAMGGFYFRTSNIGVSKYHKFYNNVVTNPLPATHGKCGQITSGVSGDASTYIEIYNNYFTESPMGIQVNASDNKFYFNVFNDIRGGTSTYSISGFAFSILKADAANMPQNNFVFNNTMYNFNKWAHDWTGDQTYILNNLYVNCGNTTSENVGVIFSQYSNIIFENNLFYRTNKGINDKMISLENVGGLTVTEWNALNGSYNKKISGNLQHLGSVDSLMDASDFSLPKNSLGLTAGTDISTLVPEGFKDRNGTIVNRTKPDIGAVQYVTGDQIPPTLVSAALLDSTKLLLTFSEPLSSSGIASLSNYSISDGILIYAAELNTNETKITLTTSPHTFGQNYSCSVYNLQDQAGNFLSTTSNSITYFSIFDRPSAGYINKLTIIKVAASNIDEPPYKTIDGIYYSNGGDANSRWKASPIPQWLVYDLGTVKQISITRISFYGFQEGRIYNYNISVSKDSVNWVDIVKNAASSNQEWTVNIFNPVEAKFLKLEVTGNNQNDWATVWETEIWGSSSLQAPLQIKPKVFLQGAYENDQMRTNLHGSNLIPLSQPYISAPWYYNGYETVLSIPTAVVDWILIELRSTISSTIAKRAAFIKHDGTIVDLDGQSPVNFYGISSGDYYTIIRHRNHLSIMSADKVALSESPTLYDFTVSPSRAYGNDQATLGNGKYGMYSGDGDANGTINVLDYGTVGAKLFQTGYFLSDLDLNASVNVLDYGKANQNLLKVSNVP; encoded by the coding sequence ATGTTTATCAAATTAAGAATGGATGTTGTTATGTATAGAATGAGAATTGCTATCTTTTTATCTTTCGTATGTTTAATTTCACTCTTTCCTCAAACGACCTATTACGTATCATCTTCCCAAGGAAATGATTCGAACAACGGTACATCCGAGAATTCTCCATGGAAGACTATTAGTAAATTAAATTCAAGAAGCCTTAACCCAGGCGATCAAATTTTGTTTAAGAAAGGAGATATATGGACTGAAAATCTAGTTATTAAGAACAGTGGTACTTCAGGTCAGAGAATATATTATGGCGGTTATAGCGAAGGAGCAAAACCAATAATCAGCTTAAGGGAGGAAGTACCAGGATGGACCAACGCAGCGAATTGGATTGAGTATTCCCCCAATATTTGGAGAATGAATATAACACCAGGGATCAGACTTGAGGTAGGGATTTCTCGTATTTGGTTAGATGGCCTTGAAACTTCGATTGCTGGTGGGATAACGAGTGAATCCAATGGTGATGGGACTTACGGGATTTGCTCTGACCATAAATTCTGGTCATCAGCTGAGAATGGTGCACTATATGTTTATGCAACATCCAATCCAGCAATTTTTTATTCGTCCATAAAATATTCAGGTAAGATAAATTTAGATGGTAGTATAGTATATGACGCAATAAAATTACAAAATGCCAACTTTATTGTTATTGATGGATTGGATATCCAAGGCGGGATGTATTGTGCAATAAGATTAGATGGTTCAAATAATGTAATAATTGAAAATTCTTCTGTGGGAAAATATTGTAGATTCGCCGGTATTGCAGGCTTTAATGGATCTGATTTTGCTATCATCAGAAATAATAATATTAATTCTGATTTTGGAGTTGAGCAATATCTACAATATAGCGCCTCATCTGGCATCCAGTATGGTATAGTGGCTGCTGATGGTTGCACTTACTGGAATATTTATAACAACTATATTAAATGGTGGGCAATGGGTGGGTTTTATTTTAGAACGTCGAATATTGGTGTGTCAAAATATCATAAATTTTATAATAATGTGGTTACTAATCCTCTACCTGCTACTCATGGTAAATGCGGTCAGATTACTTCAGGAGTTTCGGGAGATGCCAGCACCTATATTGAGATTTATAATAATTACTTCACTGAATCTCCGATGGGAATACAAGTAAATGCAAGTGATAACAAATTTTATTTTAATGTATTTAATGATATTAGAGGTGGAACAAGTACATATTCAATTAGCGGTTTTGCTTTTTCTATATTGAAAGCAGATGCAGCTAATATGCCTCAGAATAATTTTGTATTTAATAATACTATGTATAATTTCAATAAGTGGGCACACGATTGGACTGGGGACCAAACATATATTTTAAACAATCTATATGTTAATTGTGGGAATACCACCTCCGAAAATGTGGGTGTGATTTTTTCCCAATATTCAAATATCATTTTTGAAAACAATCTTTTTTATCGAACAAATAAAGGTATAAATGATAAAATGATTTCTCTGGAAAATGTTGGTGGTTTAACAGTGACAGAGTGGAATGCTTTAAATGGAAGCTATAATAAAAAAATATCTGGTAATCTTCAGCATCTTGGCTCTGTTGATTCTCTAATGGATGCATCTGATTTCAGTTTACCAAAAAACAGTTTAGGGTTAACTGCTGGTACTGATATATCTACATTAGTCCCAGAAGGTTTTAAAGACAGAAATGGAACGATTGTAAACAGAACAAAGCCGGATATTGGAGCAGTTCAATATGTTACGGGAGATCAAATTCCACCAACTCTAGTAAGCGCAGCGCTATTAGATTCAACAAAATTACTGCTTACGTTTTCTGAACCATTGAGTTCTTCAGGTATTGCTTCTTTATCAAACTACTCAATATCAGACGGAATTTTAATATATGCAGCAGAACTTAACACAAATGAGACAAAAATTACACTAACTACTTCACCTCATACTTTTGGTCAAAATTATTCTTGCAGTGTTTATAATCTGCAAGACCAAGCAGGTAATTTTCTCTCTACTACTAGTAATTCAATAACATACTTTAGCATATTTGATCGTCCTTCAGCTGGATATATAAACAAACTAACGATTATAAAAGTGGCTGCCTCAAATATAGATGAACCTCCTTATAAAACAATTGATGGAATATATTATTCAAATGGAGGAGATGCAAATTCACGCTGGAAAGCATCCCCTATCCCTCAATGGCTGGTATACGATTTAGGAACTGTCAAACAAATCAGCATAACTAGAATTTCATTTTATGGTTTTCAAGAAGGCCGAATTTATAATTACAACATCTCCGTTTCGAAAGATTCTGTGAACTGGGTTGATATTGTAAAGAACGCTGCTTCGTCAAATCAAGAATGGACTGTAAACATTTTTAATCCTGTTGAAGCGAAATTTTTAAAATTAGAAGTCACGGGCAATAATCAAAACGATTGGGCAACAGTCTGGGAAACTGAAATTTGGGGTTCATCTTCCTTGCAGGCTCCATTACAAATAAAACCAAAAGTATTTTTGCAAGGTGCTTACGAAAACGATCAAATGCGTACTAATTTACACGGTTCAAACCTTATCCCATTAAGCCAGCCTTACATTTCCGCACCATGGTATTATAATGGATATGAAACTGTGCTCTCAATCCCAACTGCGGTTGTCGATTGGATTCTAATAGAGCTGCGAAGTACAATATCTTCAACTATTGCAAAACGTGCAGCCTTTATTAAACATGACGGCACCATTGTTGATCTAGACGGGCAAAGCCCGGTTAATTTTTATGGAATAAGCAGCGGTGATTATTACACAATAATTCGGCATCGAAATCATCTCAGCATAATGAGTGCAGATAAAGTTGCGTTATCAGAATCACCTACTTTATATGATTTTACTGTTTCCCCTTCCAGAGCATATGGAAACGATCAAGCAACTCTTGGCAATGGAAAATACGGTATGTATTCAGGCGATGGTGACGCAAATGGCACTATAAATGTTCTTGATTACGGAACTGTAGGGGCTAAGCTATTTCAAACAGGATATTTTCTGAGTGATCTTGATCTAAACGCTAGCGTAAATGTTTTAGACTATGGGAAAGCAAATCAGAATTTATTAAAAGTTTCAAATGTACCATGA
- a CDS encoding YajQ family cyclic di-GMP-binding protein, whose protein sequence is MAQQHSFDIVSEIDLQEADNAINQALKEITQRYDLKDSHTTIELNKKEKLLTINTKDDYSLKASYDILQTKFIRRGISIKALKPKEAEEASGGRLKQIITLQSGISKDNAKQITKMIKDMQLKVNSQIQDEQVRVQGSKIDDLQTVIKMIKEADLDFPTQFVNLK, encoded by the coding sequence ATGGCACAACAACATTCATTTGATATTGTATCGGAAATTGATCTTCAGGAAGCTGATAACGCTATAAACCAAGCATTAAAAGAAATCACCCAGAGATACGATCTGAAAGATTCTCATACAACTATTGAGCTTAACAAAAAGGAAAAATTGCTTACAATTAATACGAAAGATGATTACTCTCTAAAAGCTAGTTATGATATTCTTCAAACCAAATTTATAAGACGAGGAATATCGATAAAAGCGCTTAAACCAAAAGAAGCCGAAGAAGCATCAGGCGGTAGGCTAAAGCAAATAATTACATTACAAAGCGGTATTTCAAAAGACAATGCGAAGCAGATCACAAAAATGATAAAGGATATGCAGTTAAAAGTTAATTCTCAAATTCAGGACGAACAGGTGCGTGTACAGGGTTCTAAAATTGATGATCTTCAAACTGTAATTAAAATGATAAAAGAAGCAGATCTGGATTTCCCGACTCAATTTGTAAATCTTAAATAG
- a CDS encoding NAD-dependent epimerase encodes MHKKILVTGAAGFIGFHLSQKLCEGDWEVIGLDNLNDYYDVNLKKDRLNLLLGKANFKFHKTDLIDREAIKTLFANEKVDYVVNLAAQAGVRYSLENPYSYIDSNLSGFLNILEGCRHNPVKHLIYASSSSVYGANTKMPFSVHDNVDHPVSLYAATKKANELMAHTYSNLYKIPTTGLRFFTVYGPWGRPDMALFIFTKKIAEGKPIDVYNNGKMKRDFTYVDDIVNGIIKLIPVLPEANPKWNGDNPDSATSFAPYKLYNIGNNQPIELLKFIEIIEEKLGKKAAMNFMPIQPGDVPATYADVDDLINAVGFKPNTPIEEGIGKFVEWFKHYYKKRVEPITQNNLDSLLLKK; translated from the coding sequence ATGCACAAAAAAATATTAGTAACAGGAGCTGCAGGATTTATAGGTTTTCACCTTTCGCAAAAATTATGTGAGGGCGACTGGGAAGTTATAGGATTGGATAACCTAAATGATTATTATGACGTCAATTTGAAAAAAGATAGACTTAATCTTCTTCTAGGTAAAGCCAATTTTAAGTTTCATAAAACTGATCTTATTGATAGAGAGGCAATAAAGACTCTATTTGCTAATGAAAAAGTTGATTATGTTGTTAACTTAGCTGCTCAAGCCGGTGTCAGATATTCCTTAGAAAATCCATATTCCTATATTGATAGTAATCTTTCCGGCTTCTTAAATATCCTTGAGGGATGCAGGCACAATCCAGTTAAACACCTTATTTATGCATCATCAAGCTCAGTTTATGGAGCTAATACAAAAATGCCGTTTTCAGTTCATGATAACGTTGATCATCCCGTATCACTTTATGCAGCCACAAAAAAAGCTAATGAACTCATGGCGCATACTTATTCCAACTTATACAAAATTCCCACTACCGGGCTCAGATTTTTCACAGTTTATGGTCCTTGGGGAAGACCTGATATGGCTTTATTCATTTTTACAAAAAAGATTGCTGAGGGAAAACCGATTGACGTTTATAATAACGGAAAGATGAAAAGAGATTTTACATATGTGGATGACATTGTGAACGGAATAATTAAATTGATCCCGGTTCTACCGGAAGCGAATCCCAAATGGAACGGTGATAACCCTGATAGTGCAACGAGCTTTGCACCTTATAAGTTATATAATATTGGCAATAATCAGCCGATTGAATTATTAAAGTTTATTGAAATAATTGAGGAAAAATTAGGTAAGAAGGCAGCAATGAATTTTATGCCTATACAACCAGGTGATGTGCCTGCAACCTATGCAGATGTTGATGACTTGATAAATGCAGTTGGGTTTAAACCGAATACACCAATTGAAGAGGGGATTGGCAAGTTTGTGGAGTGGTTTAAGCACTATTATAAAAAACGTGTAGAACCAATTACTCAAAATAATTTAGATTCACTATTATTAAAAAAATGA
- the rfbA gene encoding glucose-1-phosphate thymidylyltransferase RfbA — protein MKGIILAGGSGTRLYPITQAISKQIMPVYDKPMIYYPLSVLMMSSIREVLIISTPNDLPVFKRLLGDGRKLGCSFYYKEQPEPKGLAQAFTLGSEFIGEDSVALILGDNIFYGNELQQQLQESKDPDGAKIFAYQVSNAERYGVVYFDSYYNVISIEEKPQSPQSNYAVPGLYFYDNDVVRIARELKPSKRGEYEITDVNLVYLKNKKLKVTVLGRGTAWLDTGTFDSLVQASQFIQVIEQRQGLKIGCIEEIAFRMGFISKEDLILLSEPLKKSGYGEYLYKIASD, from the coding sequence ATGAAAGGCATAATCTTAGCGGGCGGATCAGGTACTAGACTTTACCCCATAACCCAAGCAATTAGTAAACAAATCATGCCAGTTTATGACAAACCAATGATTTACTATCCGCTTTCTGTATTAATGATGTCAAGTATTCGGGAAGTTTTGATCATTTCCACCCCAAATGATTTGCCAGTGTTTAAGAGATTGCTCGGAGATGGAAGGAAATTAGGTTGTAGTTTTTACTATAAAGAACAACCTGAACCAAAGGGTTTGGCGCAGGCATTTACCTTAGGGTCCGAATTTATTGGAGAAGATAGTGTTGCACTAATATTGGGTGATAATATATTTTATGGGAACGAATTGCAGCAGCAGCTTCAAGAATCCAAAGATCCTGACGGAGCAAAAATATTCGCATATCAAGTATCTAATGCAGAGCGGTATGGAGTTGTTTACTTTGATTCTTATTATAACGTAATTTCGATTGAAGAAAAACCTCAATCTCCCCAATCCAATTATGCGGTACCTGGATTATATTTTTATGACAATGATGTTGTTAGAATTGCCAGAGAATTAAAACCTTCTAAAAGAGGGGAGTATGAGATTACCGATGTAAATCTAGTCTATCTAAAAAATAAAAAATTAAAAGTTACTGTATTAGGTCGTGGCACTGCTTGGCTTGATACCGGTACTTTTGATTCTCTAGTTCAAGCAAGTCAATTTATACAGGTAATTGAGCAAAGACAGGGCCTGAAAATTGGATGTATTGAAGAAATCGCCTTTCGAATGGGTTTTATCAGTAAAGAGGATTTAATTTTGTTGAGTGAACCGCTAAAGAAAAGTGGTTATGGCGAATATCTGTATAAAATAGCTTCTGACTAA